The genomic window GCCCTACGCCGAATGGCGCGGCATGTTCGCCGGAAACGGCATGCTGCTGCCCGCCAGCGTGACCGCCACACCCGAGGCGTTCAACACCGGGTGGCTGAACGGGCCGGGCGCATCGGCCGGGCCGTTCATCGTGACCAAACTGGACCGGGCAACGCAGCGAATCACGTTGCACCGCAACCCGGACTGGTGGGGTAAGCGCCCTCGACTGGACTCGATCACCTTCCTGGTGCTCGACCCCGCGGCGTCGTTGCCGGCATTGCAGAACAACGCGATCGACGCCACCGGTGTCGGTTCCCTCGACCAACTGATCATCGCCGAGCGCACCAAGGGCATCTCCATCCGGCGGGCGCCGGCGCCGACCTGGACTCACTTCACCATGAACGGCGCCAACGGTTCGATTCTGGCCGACCCGCAACTGCGGCTGGCGGTCTGCGCGGGGATCGACCGACGAACCATCGCCAAAGTAGCGCTGCACGGTCTCACCGGTGACCCGGCGCCGTTGAACAACCATGTCTACGTCGCCGGACAAAAGGGATACCAGGACAACAGCACCCCCTACGACCCCGAGCGGGCCAATCGCGAGCTCGACCGGTTGGGTTGGCGGCGCAACGGCGAGTTCCGGGAGCGCAACGGTCAGCAACTCGTCGTCCGCCTGCTGTTCTACGAATCACCGAACGCCAAGGTGTTCACGCAGATCGCGCAACACAGCCTGGCCGAGATCGGGGTCAAACTCGACCTGCAAGCACGTTCTGGCAGTGGCTTTTTCAGCAACTACGTCAACGTCGGCGCGTTCGATATCGCACTGTTCAGCTGGCAAGGTGACGCGTTCCCGCTGTCCGGGCTCACCCAGATCTACGCATCGGACGGTGAAAGCAACTTCGGCAAGATCGGCAGCCCGGAGATAGACGCCGCTATTCAGCGGACTCTGGAAGAACTCGACCCCGGGAAGGCCCGAGACCTGGCCAACGAGGTCGACAAACTGTTGTGGGCGCAGGGATTCAGCCTGCCGCTGACCCAGTCCCCCGGCACCACCGCTGTGCGCAGCACGTTGGCCAATTTCGGCGCGCGCGGCCTGGCTGACTTGGATTACACCGCTATCGGGTTCATGCGCGATTGATCGCGCGCCGCCGCAGGACTGGGCACCACCGCGGGAGTGGGCGACGCCACAGCACCGGTAATCTCGGCAGCGCGTGTTCGGCTCGCGCCAGTACGTCGAGCGCATTCCAGAGCAGGCGAATGGTCAGTGGTGGTGCCAGCGCATCGAGTTCGGTTACTTTCTCAGGGAGCGCGTCGATATCGCCGCGGGAGACGGCAGCGGCGATCTGCAGCGCGGCGGGCTCGCGGAAGTCGAGCGCACTGTGCGCCATGGTGGGCAGGATCAGCAGCGTCGCACCCGGGACCAACGACGCCACCCGCTCGGCCACTGCCGGGGGTGTGACGAGGTCGCGGCCACCGGCCACCACCACCGTGGGCCATCCGAATTTTGGGAGCTCGTGCACCAGGTCGTACGGTTCGGCCTCGAATTGGTCAGTCGCATCGAGGGTTTCGCTCATGGCGACGGCGGGGTCGAGGGGCAGACCGTCGGGTTCGGCGGCATAGTCAAGCTCGCGGATTGCGATGCGGTTGACCAGGTCGGGCTCGTGGCGGTACGGCACCGTGCGGGTGACGATGTAGCTGACTTTGGACAGCGCACGCCACAGCAGCGTCCGGCCGGCGAGCAGCAGATCGAGATGGCGCTCGAGTAGTTCTGGGCCGCCATAGCCGTAGACCGTCGCGGCGACCTGGCCGTCCGACGGGGTCATCATCCCTATCTCGACCAGGTGCCGGACCTTGGGAGCCAGCCTGGCGGTTTCGGCGCTGTCCCCCTTGAGCAATGCCGCGCGAATGGCGTCGCGCACGAGCGCGATGTCGTGGCGAGACAGCACGGGCCCATCGAGGATCATGGCGTGCACCAGGTGGGGGTGGCGGACGCCGAGGACGGCCGCCAGGTAGGTGCCGTAGGAGATGCCGTAGATGATGGCCGAGTCGACATGGGCGTCGGCCAGGACCGCGGCGATGTCGTCGACCGCCTGGTTGATGGTGATGGCCTCGGGTGGCAGGTCGGCGCCCGAGTCATCGTGCCGCGACATTCCCACGCCGCGGTGTTCGACCATGATGACGTCGAGGCCGGCGGCAGCGGCTCGCCGGCGAAATGCCCTGTAGGCGAGTATCGAGGCCATTCCCGGTCCGCCGGGGATGATGACCAGCGGGTGCGCGGACTTGCGGCCGGTGCGCACGTAGTAGACGTCGAATTCCTCGTTGCTATCCGGCGATACCGGGCGACGCACCGCTCGAACCCCCGGCAGCTTGGCCAATCTCTGCTGCGTTGGCCGCCGCATCACGTTCATGGTCATCGCTGTGGGTCCGCCATAGGTCCATTCTGCCCAGGCGGTTTCGCGCCGGCACCCTCGGTGGGTGACGCGGTGTTGTTTAGGAGGTCAAGTCGATTCGCTGCGCCCCCTTCACACCGTCGTAGCGGGACGGACTGCAGGTCAGCACAATCACCTGCCCATGTGCCGCAATGGTGTCGAACACTTCACCCATCTTGGCCAACCGGTCAGGGTCGGTGAAGCCCAGTGCGTCGTCGACCAGCACCGGCACGGTGTCCTCCTTGGCGACGAGGGCCGCGCAAGCCAGTCGCGCCAGAATGCCCAGTTGTTCTTTGGCTCCACCGGACAGGGATTCGTATGGCACCGTGACGTTGTCTATGGTGCGGCTGCAGATGCGTAGGTCGCTGTCGACGTCGATTTCGAAGGTGGGCCCGAACACCGGGCGGCCGAGCCGTTGCAGTTCGGCGCGGTAGGGCTCGACGTAACGCTGACGTGTGGTGTCGCGGTGGCGCCCCATCACCGTTCGCAGCAATTGGGCGGCGTGCGCTCTGCGCCCGACGCTGGCGTGGTGGCTGAGCGCGTGTTCGCGTTCGGTTTCGGCGGCGTCGAGTTTGCCTTTGCGGCCTTCGCTGCCGATCACCGACAGTTCGATACTGACCTCGCGCAGCGCGCGCACGGCGGCGTCGTGTCGATCGCCCAGCGCCTGAGCCACTTTGGTCGCTTCGGTGAGTTCGGCTGTTATCGCCTGGGGTTCTCGGGCGTTCAGGGCTGCGGTCAGTTCTGCTACCCGGCGTTCGGCGTGCTGCACCGCCTGTAATTCGGCGTCGGCCTTGCGTGCCAGCTCCTCGTCGCTGAGCGCGGCCTGTTCTTGAGCTAATCGCGCTTTCGCCGCCTCCACCGCGGTGCGCTGCGTAAGTACTGTGTTCTGCAGAACCGTTGACTTGGTTGTTGTTTCGGCAAGTCGCTGACTGGCCGCCGCCGCGCTGTGCCGCGTGGTCTCGCAATTTGTCTGTGCGGCTTTGCGAGCCGTCTCGGCCGCATCGAGTTCGGCGCGGGCGGTGGCAGCGTCGGTGGTGATCGATTCCGTGGAGTGTGCGGCCTGTAGTTGCGCGAGTTTGGCTTTGAGTTGGCCGACTTGCTCGTCGCCGCATACGCCCGCCAGGGTGGCGGCCAGCTGGTCACGAGTGCTTGTTAATTCCCGGCGCCGCTGATTCAGCGATCGCGCTGCGGGGAGATTCGCAACGGCGGCGGCCATGAGAACGCGCTGCAGTTGTTCTTGTGCGGCAACGTGTTCGGTTTGGATGTCGAGCGCCGTGGCGCCTGGTGTGATGCGGGCAGTCAGGATGCCGGGGATTCGCACCTCGGTGGGACCGGTAGCCGGGGCGGACCAGGTTTGCCCGGCCGGCACCGATACGCAGTCGTCGCCAACGGCCAGTTCGAGGTCAGCTTCAGCGGTGAACTCCACTACCGCGGAAAGCAACTGAAGCTGGCAGCCGGTGCGATCCACGGCAGCGGCGGCGTCTTCAATGCGACGGAGCAGGTCGTCGGTGAGGGAGTTGGCGGATAGTTCTGCGTCCACTTCTTCGCGGCGTCGCTGGATCTCGTCGATTCTGGCTAGCCGGGTGCTCAATCGGCCAGCTTCGTCGCGGGCGGCCACCTGGTCCAGAATGCGCCGGGCTGATTCGGCGCACTGTTGGGCGACGGTCAAGCGACGCTCGGCTTGCTCGACGGCGGCCTCGCATGCTTGGGCTTCGGTCCTTGCGGTGGCCAGTTCGGCCGCGGCTTGTTGGGCTTCTTGCTCCACGGCGGCGAGAGTGGTTGCGCCGGCGTGGATTTCGGTGCGTAACGCTTCGCGCGTGGACATTGCGGTCTGCGAGGTGGCACTGGTTGCGGCCGCGGCGGCAGCGATGAGTTTCGCTTCGTGCAGTTGCTTGTTGAGTGCGTCGATGTGGGCTGCCGCTGCTTGTGCGGCGGCAAGCCGCGGAGTGGCCTCACGCAGTTGCTGGGACAGGCTGGCCACCTGCTGGGTGAGATCGGCGTGCCGACCAATGCGATCGTCGACTTCAGCGACGGCCGCCGCGCACTCGGCCACCGCCTTTTCGGCGGCGGTCAGTCGGTTGATCGCGGCGGCCCATTCCCCTGTCGGGCGCCCAGTGGCCGTGAAGTAGCGCGCGTACTCACCGTCGATGCGCTCGATGAGCAACGGCTCGGTGCCCGAGAGCGTGGCATTGTCACCGGCAGCGATGTCGAGTGCTCGTGACAAGGCATCGCAGCAGGAAAGGTCGACGGCGGCGGTGGACGCCGCCTGCAGTACCCGTTGAGCGCGCCACAGTTCGGCGTCCACCGTCTCGGCGAGCATCGCGCGGACCCGTTCGTGGGCTTCGTCGCCGGTCAACTGCTCACGGCGCGGAGCCAGCACCGTCAACGCCGTCTCACACTTCTTGTGGAAACGCTTGCGATAGAGGAAACGATAAGGGCCGGTGCTGATTTCGGCGGTTACTTCGGAGCCGGCATCGGCGTTGGTCGGCTTGACCTGCTTGACTTCCTTCTTGGTCGACCGGTCCTTGAATTCCAGCAGGAGGTCTAGAGCCTCGATCATGGACGACTTGCCGATCTCGTTGGCGCCGCACACAACGACTACGCCTTGTTCGGGGAACTGGATATCCCGGTGTGCGACGCCGCGGTAATTGCTCAGGGTGAGCCGGTGCAGTTTCATGCCACGCCCCGATCGGAGAGTCGCAGCAGAAGAGCCAGCGCGGCTTGCGCGTTGAGCGCCGACTCGGCGTCGCCGGTACGCGCCGTTTCGACCAATTCGTCGACCGCGGCGGCGGCGAAGCCACCCAGGCCGAGGTCGCTGAATTCGCCGTCCGCGGGCATGACCGCCAAGTCGGTGTGGCGCTCCCAGATGCCGAGCCAGGCGAATAGTCGCGCGTACCTGTCCAGGCACGCGTCGAGAGCGGCGCGGTCGGTGACCGTCAAGGTACCGGTCAGCGCGAGCCGCACGACGGTGCGTTCTTTATCCGTCAGTTGATCCAGATTCATGTCCAGGTCGGCGATTTCACGGTTGGTTTCCACGTGCCGGTGCAGGGTGAGGAAGCGCCAGCGGCCGATATGGCGGGCTTCGACGGTTGTTGGGCGCCGGGGGTCGCTCTCGTCGATGTCGACCACCAGGACGTGACCCGGATCGGACTCGATGTCGTCGAAATTGGTGACTTCCGGCGAGCCGGCATACCAGATGCGGCCGCTGTTTCCGACCTGGGTGAGTGAGTGCTTATCTCCTAGCGCTACATAGTGAATCGCACCGGCTGCTATGGCCGCGTCGACGGATGCCAGGCCGATGAGCGACGGCTTGTCCGGGTCTGGGTCGAGCACATCGACGCCACCGTGCGCGACGAGCACTCGAGTGACATCGTCTGCGCCCAGGTCTTTCAATACTTCGGCGACCAGATCGGCGGTGGGCGCCTTGGACCGCCACGGCGCCGCGACGATTTCCAGTCCCGGCCGAACCTCGTGTATGCCGGCGCGGTCGAGCACCACAACGTTGTCGGGGCGCTCGGCTGTGAACAAAGGGCAGGTGTAGACCGACGAAGCGTCCAGCGGGTCATGGTTGCCGGGCAACAGATATACCGGTATGCCGATGGCGCGCATGGCTTCTAGCGACTGACCGATGACCTGCGGCGCGAGCTGGTTGTGCTCGAACACGTCGCCCGAGACGACGACGAATTCCGCGCCCACCTCTGCTGCCACCGCTCCCAACGCTGCGACTGCGTCACGGCGAGCCGCCGAATAGCGAGGCTGGGCGTCACCGGCAAGGAAGTGTCGGGTCATGCCCAGTTGCCAATCGGCGGTATGCAGGAATTTCACGCCGGTGACCCCCTTTCCGAAACGTCGTGTCTTTCAAGGCAACGCGAGCATAAAAGGGGGCACCGACAACTCCGGGGACCTGACCCGGCACGTCTACGAGTGGGACAATCCCTTAAGTCACCTTTGAAACAGCGATCACTCTGGCCTCAAGGCGGCGTATTTTGTCGGTGGTGCGACGTATGGTTCGAACATGCGTTCGGATCGGGAGAGTGTGGTCGGGGTGCTGGACCGGCTCGATGCTGTCACCGACGACCTGCTGGACCTGTCGTGTGCGGAGCTGACGATTCCGGAGTTGATGCGGGTGGCGCTGCGCCTGGAGCGAGTCGCGCGCCGACTGCCCGCAGCACAGCACGCGGTGCTCAATCTGCTTGCCGAACAAGCCGATCCAGCCCAGCTGGGCGGCCGACTGCCCTCGGTCTTGGCCAACCGACTGCACCTCACCCGCGCCGAAGCCAACCGCCGCCTGGCAGAAGCCGCCGACCTCGGCGAGCGCCACACCCTGACCGGACAAACCCTGGCGCCCTACCTCAGCGCCACCGCCCAAGCCCAACGCGCCGGCCACATCGGCGACGGACACGTGCGGGTCATCCGCGACTTCGTCAAACACCTGCCCGCCCACGTGGACATCGAGACCCAGGAGAAAGCCGAAGAACATCTCGCGAAGTTGGCGGCCCAGTATCGGCCAGACCAGTTGGCCAAACTCGCCGAGCGGTTGATGGACTGCCTACATCCCGACGGGAATTACACCGACGACGACCGCGCCCGCCGGCGCGGGCTGAGCCTAGGTAAGCAGGACGTCGACGGCATGTCGCGGCTGACCGGCTACCTGACCCCCGAAGCCCGCGCCACCCTAGAAGCGGTACTGGCCAAGCTGGCCGCACCGGGCATGTGCAACCCCGACGACGACACCCCGTGTGTCGGGGGGACGCCGTCGGAAGACGCGGTCCGCC from Mycobacterium kubicae includes these protein-coding regions:
- a CDS encoding ABC transporter family substrate-binding protein; protein product: MLSGCSAGSQIAPSTGTGEIGTSSDINPRNPATLQDGGNLRLALSEFPSNFNILHIDGNSAETSAMLKATLPSAFIIGADGSTTVNTDYFTSVELTGTNPQVITYTINPKATWSDGTPITWRDIASQIHATSGADKAFEIAASNGAERVASVTRGVDDRQAVMTFAKPYAEWRGMFAGNGMLLPASVTATPEAFNTGWLNGPGASAGPFIVTKLDRATQRITLHRNPDWWGKRPRLDSITFLVLDPAASLPALQNNAIDATGVGSLDQLIIAERTKGISIRRAPAPTWTHFTMNGANGSILADPQLRLAVCAGIDRRTIAKVALHGLTGDPAPLNNHVYVAGQKGYQDNSTPYDPERANRELDRLGWRRNGEFRERNGQQLVVRLLFYESPNAKVFTQIAQHSLAEIGVKLDLQARSGSGFFSNYVNVGAFDIALFSWQGDAFPLSGLTQIYASDGESNFGKIGSPEIDAAIQRTLEELDPGKARDLANEVDKLLWAQGFSLPLTQSPGTTAVRSTLANFGARGLADLDYTAIGFMRD
- a CDS encoding alpha/beta hydrolase, translating into MTMNVMRRPTQQRLAKLPGVRAVRRPVSPDSNEEFDVYYVRTGRKSAHPLVIIPGGPGMASILAYRAFRRRAAAAGLDVIMVEHRGVGMSRHDDSGADLPPEAITINQAVDDIAAVLADAHVDSAIIYGISYGTYLAAVLGVRHPHLVHAMILDGPVLSRHDIALVRDAIRAALLKGDSAETARLAPKVRHLVEIGMMTPSDGQVAATVYGYGGPELLERHLDLLLAGRTLLWRALSKVSYIVTRTVPYRHEPDLVNRIAIRELDYAAEPDGLPLDPAVAMSETLDATDQFEAEPYDLVHELPKFGWPTVVVAGGRDLVTPPAVAERVASLVPGATLLILPTMAHSALDFREPAALQIAAAVSRGDIDALPEKVTELDALAPPLTIRLLWNALDVLARAEHALPRLPVLWRRPLPRWCPVLRRRAINRA
- a CDS encoding AAA family ATPase; its protein translation is MKLHRLTLSNYRGVAHRDIQFPEQGVVVVCGANEIGKSSMIEALDLLLEFKDRSTKKEVKQVKPTNADAGSEVTAEISTGPYRFLYRKRFHKKCETALTVLAPRREQLTGDEAHERVRAMLAETVDAELWRAQRVLQAASTAAVDLSCCDALSRALDIAAGDNATLSGTEPLLIERIDGEYARYFTATGRPTGEWAAAINRLTAAEKAVAECAAAVAEVDDRIGRHADLTQQVASLSQQLREATPRLAAAQAAAAHIDALNKQLHEAKLIAAAAAATSATSQTAMSTREALRTEIHAGATTLAAVEQEAQQAAAELATARTEAQACEAAVEQAERRLTVAQQCAESARRILDQVAARDEAGRLSTRLARIDEIQRRREEVDAELSANSLTDDLLRRIEDAAAAVDRTGCQLQLLSAVVEFTAEADLELAVGDDCVSVPAGQTWSAPATGPTEVRIPGILTARITPGATALDIQTEHVAAQEQLQRVLMAAAVANLPAARSLNQRRRELTSTRDQLAATLAGVCGDEQVGQLKAKLAQLQAAHSTESITTDAATARAELDAAETARKAAQTNCETTRHSAAAASQRLAETTTKSTVLQNTVLTQRTAVEAAKARLAQEQAALSDEELARKADAELQAVQHAERRVAELTAALNAREPQAITAELTEATKVAQALGDRHDAAVRALREVSIELSVIGSEGRKGKLDAAETEREHALSHHASVGRRAHAAQLLRTVMGRHRDTTRQRYVEPYRAELQRLGRPVFGPTFEIDVDSDLRICSRTIDNVTVPYESLSGGAKEQLGILARLACAALVAKEDTVPVLVDDALGFTDPDRLAKMGEVFDTIAAHGQVIVLTCSPSRYDGVKGAQRIDLTS
- a CDS encoding metallophosphoesterase family protein produces the protein MKFLHTADWQLGMTRHFLAGDAQPRYSAARRDAVAALGAVAAEVGAEFVVVSGDVFEHNQLAPQVIGQSLEAMRAIGIPVYLLPGNHDPLDASSVYTCPLFTAERPDNVVVLDRAGIHEVRPGLEIVAAPWRSKAPTADLVAEVLKDLGADDVTRVLVAHGGVDVLDPDPDKPSLIGLASVDAAIAAGAIHYVALGDKHSLTQVGNSGRIWYAGSPEVTNFDDIESDPGHVLVVDIDESDPRRPTTVEARHIGRWRFLTLHRHVETNREIADLDMNLDQLTDKERTVVRLALTGTLTVTDRAALDACLDRYARLFAWLGIWERHTDLAVMPADGEFSDLGLGGFAAAAVDELVETARTGDAESALNAQAALALLLRLSDRGVA
- a CDS encoding HNH endonuclease signature motif containing protein, which translates into the protein MRSDRESVVGVLDRLDAVTDDLLDLSCAELTIPELMRVALRLERVARRLPAAQHAVLNLLAEQADPAQLGGRLPSVLANRLHLTRAEANRRLAEAADLGERHTLTGQTLAPYLSATAQAQRAGHIGDGHVRVIRDFVKHLPAHVDIETQEKAEEHLAKLAAQYRPDQLAKLAERLMDCLHPDGNYTDDDRARRRGLSLGKQDVDGMSRLTGYLTPEARATLEAVLAKLAAPGMCNPDDDTPCVGGTPSEDAVRHDLRSAAQRNHDGMLAACRALLCSGELGQHNGLPASIIVTTTLKDLEAAAGKGLTGGGTLLPMSDVIRMSRHAHHYLAIFDRGNALALYHTKRLASPAQRIVLYAKDRGCTAPGCDVTGYYCEVHHVIPYAQTRTTDINQLTLACGGHHPLAEQGYTTRTNTQGDTEWIPPPHLDHGQPRTNTYHQLV